TGTATCCTGATGTCATCCCAACCTTTGACGCTTTAGCACCGCATTTCAAGTTAGGATTGCTCTCGAATGGGAACACCTACCCTGAACGCTGCGGACTTGAAGGATATTTCACCTTTGTTGTTTTTTCGCAAGATGTACAGGTTGAGAAACCAGATCCAAGAATTTTTGAGATAACTGCCCAGCGAGCAGGTTGTGAACTCGCGCATCTCCTCCATGTAGGCGACTCCCTTGAAACCGATATTGCAGGCGCGCGGAGCGCAGGCGTGTCTTCCGTCTGGCTCAACCGAGAAGGTGTATTGAATGATACAGAAACTCGACCTGATTACGAAGTGGCTTCGTTGACTGAAATCCCTGAAATCATTCGGATGAGGAGGAAAAATAAAACATGAGAAGAGGTTTGGCAAAAAATTGAATTGCTGTTAGAAATTTCGAAAGAACGTTGATGGACTGAGGCTTATTTGCCTTTGTTGTGTTTCCCAATCTGAAGAATCTACAGTCCCAAAATCACTTGTATAAAACTGTCTCTTTATGCTATCATTATAAATATGGAGCGCACGAACGGCGTTACAACAAAAAATATCCTAAATATCACGAGGTCAAAGGAATCTCGACTTGCACTCGTAGAAAGCAATACGCCGGATGCCTTCCAGAAACTTTGTCGAGATTATTGGACGTGGCACTTCGACGCATCGCTATCCGATGCCACTCGGTTGCTGCTAAGTACAGAACTTGGCTGGGAGGCGATGCCGCAACTCACAACACCACCCGTCGGTGAAGTCATCTCGCCACTCGGTTACGCGCTTTCATACGAAGATGAGGGTGTCCGAGATGCTGCGCTACAGGTGTTAGATGCGACCGTTCGTATTCCTGCGGGGACAGCTTGTATCGGTGAAGAAGGCGCGCCTTTGGAGATGAACGGATTTGAACTCGGTGTTTATCCTGTAACGAATGCACAGTATCAACGATTCATTCAGGAGACTGGACATACACCACCGCAGGATTGGACAGATGGTGTCTATCCAGCGAACAGAGGTGATCACCCTGTTGTCTGGCTTACGTGTGAAGATGCAGAGGCTTATGCGCGTTATATCGGTGGCAGGCTGCCGACATTTCCAGAATGGCAATACGCCGCACGTGGTGCTGATGATAGACTTTTCCCGTGGGGCTATGAAATTGATAAGCCGCGGTGCAACACCGCAGAACTCGGTGCGGGGACGACAACTCCGGTCGTTAGTTTCAGAGATGGCATAAGTCCGTTCGGTTGCTACGACATGGTGGGTAATGTCTGGGAATGGACAGACACAACTTATGATGATGAAGGCAATTTCCGAGTGGCGTGTGGTGGCGCATGGTATTACAATCATAACTATAGTACCTGCACCAGTTATGACTTTTTTAGCAACGGATATGCGGAGTTTGTGATAGGATTCCGCATTGCGTGTTAGTCAGTTTTTGTAGGAAAGTACAGATGAAAGACAGCAAAATCGATACGGAACGTGCCTTAACACCTGAAGATTCTGCTGTGTCTTCAAATGAGACACAAGTGAAACTCATTCAGCGGGGGCACCTTGATATCCACACGCATCAAATCGCTGCTAAACACCTGAAGCAGGGTGCGGATGCTTTGAATGTCCGAAACTACGCGAAAGCAATCGAAGAATTTCAGCAGGTAATTCAACATAACCGTGAATCAGCTGAAGCACATTTCCATCTTGGTTTAGCTTATTTTATGCAGGGCGACTATGAGAAAGCAATAGATGCCTACAAGATGGCAGTCGCGTGCGAACCAACCGAGGCGACAGCACATATCAATCTCGCAGCGACCTATCGCTTGCTCAAACGCTACGACGAGGCTGTTGAGGTTTATACGCGTGCCATCCATTTTATACCGGAGCACCCTGAATTATATTCTGAACTTGGGGCAGTCTATACGTTTCAAGGCAAGCGACGCGAAGCAGTTAGCGCATACAAAACAGCGATGAAGCTTAAATTGAAACTTCAATTAAATTTTGACGGGAATGCGTAAACCAAACAGCAGTTCCACCCGTTACTATAAACGAATGGGCTGAGTCTACGGAGAGGCACATCACCGAAAATCACGCCTAACCCAACCGCAAGGAACATTAAAAAATGTTTGTTTCAGATGAAGATTTGATGGTGAAATGTGGTAAAGGGGATATGAGTGCCTTCGAGTTGCTGGTACGGAGGTATCAGAACCCTTTAATTAACTACATTCACCGTTCTATCAACGATTATCAACGGGCGGAGGACCTCTCCCAAGAAACGTTCCTGCGGGTCTTCAAAAGTGCGAACCGTTATGAACCAACGGCATCCTTCAAAAGTTGGCTCTATACGATCGCCACTAATTTGTCTCGGAACGAGATTCGGAACCGCACACGCCGAAATACCTGTTTTTTGGAAGACTTGGTTGAAGAAGGTGAGGATGTTTACCATACCGACATTATGCGGGATACCCGCTATCTGCCGGACGTACTCTTAGAGAAAAAGGAACAGAGACAGATTATCCGAAAAGCACTCGCACAGTTACCAGAAAATCAACGTGTGGCACTAACGCTCGTCACATATCAAGACTTACGGTATGAAGAGGTTGCAGACATTCTCGGATGCTCGGTAGGTGCTGTTAAAGCATTGATCCATCGCGCGCGACAAAAAATGAGAAAGCTGCTTATCAAAGCGGGAATCACGGAGGAAAGTGTCAATGAGAAAATATAGACAAACCGAATTCCCAGATGTACACAGCTCAAAATGTGAGGCGCAACTTGCGAGTCCAGACGAACTCTCTGCTTATATTGACAGAGAGTTACCAGCATGGAAACGCCATCTCATCCGACGGCATCTTAAAAAGTGTGAAGTTTGTGCAAATCACGTCCATCGGTTACAACAGACCGACAATTTCCTCCGTCATGCTGGAGAGGTGGAAACTTCTAATGATTTCTTAAGTAGTGTAATGGCAGGCGTATCGGATGTCGTACAGCATCAACAACAGCAGAAATCATTCTGGTCCCGCATTGGACGATTTGTTGAAGCATCTTTCGGATGGGCGCACCCGTTCTCAATATTGATTGGCAGTCTGCGCTACAATATTCGGACACGCAGTCCAATTTACATATTTGTATTGACCTTCGCTGTTTTTACAATGGTGGGAGCAACACTCTATCAATCCTCCAGTGATCGGTTTGGACAGTCGGTGCATGCATTGAAGAAATCGCATGCACTGGATGGAGAAAAGTTAATCTCTTTTGAGGTTATTCAGCACGAACCACCTAAACGCTTACTGACAACCTACCTTCAGCGGAAGTAAGCTACGTTTTCAGGGAAGCGTTTCTATCTATTTGCCGTAGTTCCTGTGCCTTAGTTCTTCCGTAATACTTTGTGGTAGGACATGAAAAATGAAATTAGAAACCCGTTTATATAGGACTTGGAAAACGAAGTCAGCAATCCACAAAGCGTTATTCATTTCGCTGATATTCCATCTCTTTTTTTTCATCACGACGTTCTACTTCGTGGCACAGAATCAGCCAATAACGTCAGAGAAGGTGAATCTAACGGCAGAGCTTATTTCAGTCGAAAACACTGCTCGACCGAAGCCACCACTGAAAAAGGTTTCGCCGCGTCTTCGCGCGCTTGAGCATGAGTTTATAAAACCGGATGTCAGTACTGGAGAATTGCCACCCTCTCTTGCAACGCCCGTTACGGTAGATACCGAAACGCCGCGTCCTGCCTTAGGACGCAGTTTGCAAGCCGAGGTTGAGACGGAAAATCCATCGACATCTCTGGATCTGTCGAGAGAAAACTGGAATGAGGTCAGCACCGCTGCCCGTACACTTCAGAATGTCGAAGGGAATTTGTCGAAAACGGAAGCTGCGAGTCCAGCAGGCGATACGACCTTCGGGGCGAAACGTCCGGGTCCACCGAGAATTCAACGTGCCCCACAAGTTACGACACTTAAAATAGTAGAAGAAGAGGAAGGATTATCTCCAGCACAGTTGGCAGAGGTTCAGGAAAAACGGGAAGCACTACCGCATGTTTCCTTTCCGAGGCTTATGAGAAAACTTGCACAGGAGATTGTGGAGACAAGCGAGGGTGGTCCAATTGACGTGGTCTTTGTCATTGATGCCAGCGGTAGCATGCAGGATAATATCAAGTCCGTTGTAGAACATTTACACGAAATGGTGGATGTATACAAAGCCTCCAAGATAGATTACGCCCTCGGTGTGACAGAATTTTGGGCGCGTAAGAAAGAAAACGTCATTACAGTCGTCCAACTAACAAAGAGTTACGCGAAATACAAACGCACTCTCCAAGCGATTTACACCCATCAGGACGAAAATGCCTTAGATGCTATTGTGCAAACGGTCAAAGAACTCCGATTCCGCGCGACCTCTAAGCGGCATTTTATTCTTGTTACCGATGAACCTCTTACAAGCCTAAAGGGGATTAAACTGAAAAATGCCATTGCGTACTGCCGGGAGTTCGGTATCTATGTGAATGTCCTCGGTCTTCCGCTTGAGGAACATCAGGCACTTGCCTCTGAGACAGGTGGTAAGTGGCATCTCATTCCCGAAGATCCAAAACGCAAAAAGCCGCAGCAAACTCATACATCGATGCATCCAAGAAATAAAGCAGTATCGTTACGCCAAGCACAATGGGCAAATGTTACAAAAGTTGGGGATATCGCGTTGAAATTGAGCGGCAGCATCCCAGTCGATATTGTCCTCTTCGTTGACGGTAGCAAGAGTATGGACGAGAAACTTCCGCATTTTTTGAAGCAACTTGAGATTCTCGTTCGTGATTGGGATAACGCCTTTGTGGACTATCAGATAGGTGTGGTGCGCTTCCGATCGCGCGCATCTATGAACATGGTCAACGTTTTTAATCCGCCGCAAAAACTGGAGAAGATTCGGAAGATCATTGAACTGCCGTGCCGAGAAAATGAGATGTTATTAGATGCCGTGGCGGAGGGGATGCGACGGTTGAAACTCCGATCGAATGCACAACCCTATTTTATTCTGGTTACAGATGAACCAGCAAAAGGTGAATACTCACCCCTCGCGATTATTCAAATGTTAGAACAAAAGCAGGTCCTCGTCAGCGTCGTCGGCACTTACGATGATTTCCAACAAGAGGTGGCGGAAAAAACTGGTGGGGTCTGGGTGCCTATCCCAGAAGGACATACAACAAACAATTCGTACTGGTAAAGGATCAAGATTGAAAATTGCAGTCCTCGTTTCAGGGAGTGGAACTAACCTGCAAACCCTGATTGAGCAGCTACATCAAGACGAAACGAGTGGTATTGAAATCGCTGTTGTGATCAGTGATCGACGCAAGGCTTACGCGCTCACACGCGCGAAACGTGCAGGTATACCGACACATGTTATAAGAACCCAAAATTTTGAGAGTCGCCAAGACTTTGACGCAGAAATTTCAAGGCTCGTCGAACAATACGGTGTCCAATTAATTGTTCTTGCGGGCTTCATGAAGTTATTTCAGCCCCCCTTCGTGCGCAAGTACCGGAACCGAATTATCAATGTCCATCCCACGCTCTTACCAGCATTTCCGGGTGCGCATCCTGTCGCTGATACATTGGCTTACGGTGTGAAAATCGCGGGTGTCACCGTTCACTTTGTTGATGAAGATGTGGATTCCGGTCCTATCATCGCGCAGTTGGCTGTTCCCGTTCTGGATACGGACGACGAGGAGAGTTTGCATAACCGAATTCAGGTTGAAGAACATAAACTCTATCCTGAGGTTATTAAGTGGTACGCACAGGGTAGATTGAAGGTTGAAGGACGAAAAGTAATCATACAGCCGTCGGCAGTCAGCCGTCGGCAGTCAGCAAGAGGGTCTTGTTAAACGAAAACCTCTTAACCGAAGGTTTCAGGCAGCCGATAGCCGATTGCTGAAAGCCAATAAAAATGTTAGCAATTTCAACACTGTGGAACGCTTTGAAACAACAGGACGGTGCTGCGCTGTTCGATGAACTCAAAAACCTTGGCTTTGAAACGCTCGAACTCAGCAGGCATCTTACATCGGATCAGGTAGAACAACTTAAGCCGTATCTCCGCGAAAACCCACCCTGCTCGATCCACAACTTCTGTCCCATCCTGCCCGGAACGTCACAAGCAGAAGCAGAGAAAGACAAAATTTTACTTTCGAGTCTCAATGCAGACGAACGGAAGGAGGCTATCCGCCGCACTCTTCAAACGATGGAACTTGCCGTTGAATTGGAGGTGCCGATTGTGGTCCTTCACCTTGGCCAAGTTGACACCTACGATAGGTCCTATCTAATGAGAGACCTATACAATTATGGCGAGCGCGAGTTTGAAGCCTTCGATCAAAAAGTGACTGAAGCCATTGAGTGGCGGAAGCGTAAAGAAACAAAACACCAAGACGCAGTGTTACGGAGCCTTGACGAATTAAACGAATACGCCTTGAGAATGGAACTCTGTATCGCTATTGAAAACCGTCCACATTATTACCAAATTCCGAATTTTGATGAGGCTGGACTGTTCCTTGAGAAGTTTTACGGCAGCCCAATGCGTTATTGGCACGACATGGGACATGCTGCGCTGCAGGAGAAACTCGGCGTATGCTGGGCGGACACATGGCTTGAGCAGTATGCTGAACACCTTGTCGGCGTGAACCTGCACGATCTGAAAGGGCTTGAAGGGTATCATCCACCCGGGACCGGGGATCTTGAGTGGGACGAACTCTTTAAGCAGCTGCCATCAGATATTCTGAAGGTATTGGAAATTCGTCCCTGCGAAGCGGAACCGGTGGTAGAGGCACGAGAATTGTGTGAGTCTTTGTCGCAATCGAGTGAGCAAGCCAATGTTTAGGGCACCGCCGAAAGCCACCTACTTTTTCACCCAAGTTGAACACGATATTCTTAAATCCGTGTGTGCGTATATGGTGGGGGTTCCATGCGATACCGGATTGGATACGCCTATCATCGCCATCGACGCGTTCGTCCAGCAACTGCCCAAAACGTTGCAGCGGCAACTCCGTTTTGGACTACATCTCTTCCAATGGGGACCGCTGCTTTTCAAAGGGAAGTTGTGTCGTTTTACACAACTCCCACCACGCGACGCAATGCGATATGTAGAGGGTTGGGCAAAGAGCCGTTTTCAGATTCGACGACGACTTTTTCGAGGCTTACGTGATATTGCCTTTCTCGGTTTTTACAGCAATCAGCCATCGGCGGAATAGCAGACCATTCTTCACTTCATTATTAACATTTTTCTCGTGGCAATGAAGTCGCCGGCTGTAAATGTATAGAAATAGACACCGCTTGCCACGGACTCGCCCACTTCATTTTTACCATCCCAATACGCCGCACGACTCCGATACTGATAGATACCCGCGGGTTGGTAACCCAACGCCAACGTCCGCACTAAGACACCATTCGTGGCATAGATATGCACCGTGACTTCGGCAGGTTCCGCGAGTTGATACGGTATCCAAGTCTCTGGATTGAACGGGTTTGGGTAGTTGTGAAGTAAAGCCGTCTCTTCTGGAATGAACAACGTCAACAGCTGCTCAAGTTTAGCAATACCCTGTTGAAAGGCGAGCGATCCATCATCTTCAACTCGAGCACGTGCTATCCACGCCTGAATCATCGCAGGATTTAGTTCCAAACTGTCTACAGCCGCAACATTGGAAGGAGCAGCCCCTTCGGTTGACTCACCCAAATGTTGCGCAACAACAATTAGATCCAAAACGTTAATAGTTCCGTCACCGTTAACATCAGCTCGACTGTCCCCGGGCGTAGTGGAACCCAAAAGTTGTGCCACCAGAATTAGATCAAGAACGTTCACTTGATCGTCTCGGTTTACGTCCGAAGTGAGGAACGCACTGTCTTCAACAGTAATAGCAATTTCGGGGGAGCCTGAAGGAATTACCTCAGTGCTGCTGGAACCCGCATAAAAATTGCTAAAAGTTACCCGTGTTTCTCCGACAGCCTTCGCTGTAAATATGACCGATAGCAGCGTGCCGGTGCCGCTGACCCCACCCTTGAATCGTGCTGTGCTTAAGTTGGTGATTTTACCAGTGGTGTTGTCAATCGTGCCAGGGCCGAAAAAGGTACTTACCCCCTCCGCTCTCAAAAAGTCGCCTTCGCTCACCTCAACCACTTCAAGTACAGCAGGATCGAATGCAATGTCAGACTGCCATCCTGCTAAATCCGTAATATCTTTTGCCCTGAGGCGAAGCGTGAAGGTATCGTCGAGGTAGACGGATGTTGTATCTGTGGAAAGGGAGAACGCGGTATCGCTTACATCTAAGGTAGACGGATCCCCCACAGTAATAGTTATATCAGGCGAAGCAGGGGGCATTGCTTTGCCAGCACTGGAACCAGATTGGAATTCACGCAATGCCACCCGTGTTTCTCCGGCAGCTTTCGCCGTGAATGTGACGGACAGCAGGGTGCCCTCACCGCTCGCTCCCCCTTCTGAGATCCGCGCTGAACCCACACCGGTAATTCTCCCATCTGTGTTATCAATCGCGCCTTCCAAAAAGTGGGTTCGTCCCCCATCCTGCCTCAGAAAATTGCCATCCTTCACGCTGTTTGCTTTTAGTACAGCTGGGTCAAATATAATATCGGATTGCCATCCCGCTAAATCGTCGACACCTTTAGTCTTGACATAGACGGTAAATGTCGCGCCAGCTTTAACCTGCGTTGTATCTGTGAATAAAGAGAATCTGGTACCAGGGGGTAACACTGTATATTCGGTATCAGGTGCAAAGCCAAAAAACCCGTTACTATGGGTGCGAACAGTAACTAACAAGACATTTCTACCTGCTTTCAATGTAACAGGAAAGAAATCTTGGTAATCCTCACCGGCCTGCCAAACGAGATCCTCGTGAATTAACACACCGTTAAGCCAGACTTTTAACTCAGCATCGCTACCGACGTACATTGTTGTCTCCTGTTCCGATGGCGAATCCAAGGTGATAGAACCATAGACAACTCCATCAGGGACAGGACGCGGCAGCATAGCATCAATGTTATTCCTTCCGGTAGATGGGATTTTGCGGGATGTCCACTCGTTGTCTCCGATAGACTCCCCCTCTGTTGCACCGGAAGTAGCAATCTCCAACTCTGTTACAGACCCTTTACTTGCTTTTGCAAGCAAATCTGTCTTGCTGTCAAGACGCTCCCCAGGGAGCAGCATCCATAACCACGGACCCGTTATTTTCGGAGCACCTTTTAGGAAAACACCCGGGTTGTCTGCTGTCCCGATATCAGTCTTCTCAGATAATCCAGATAAAGGTGAGAAGTCGGATATCGCGTTGCTCCAAAGGTCAAGTCGTTCCAAGTTTATAAGTCCCGCAAGGGGCGACACATCCGATATGACGTTTTTGTAAAGATGCAATTCTTTCAAACGGGTTAATCCTGACAGTGGTGATACATCAGATATGAGATTATAGGCAAGGTCAAGATACGTCAAACTTGTCAATCCATCTAAAGGCGAGAGGTCTGATATGTAATTATCCCGTAAATCTAACGAAGTCAGTTGTGTTAACTCTGATAGTCCAGAGATGTCTGAAATGCCACAGTCTCGAATCGCCAGATGCCTCAGTGATTTCAATCCGTTTACGGACGGAATCGTTGATACAGATCTATCGCCACCAAATTCTATCCATTGTAGTCTTGGCAACTTTGCCAATGGGGAAAAATCTGAGAGAGGCGTGTTCCGAGCAGCTATGCCTTCCAAACTAATGAGACTCGTAAGCGGCGACACATCGGCTATAGGGTTGCCTGAAATCCCTATCCCGTTCAATTTTATTAACCCCTTCAATGGAGATAAATCTGTTATTGCATTCTCCTCAAGCCCTAACCAGTCTACGTTAGTTAAGTCCGCCAGCGGAGATACATCGGTTATCCTGTTACCCCGCAACTTGATGTTATCTAAGCGTATTAAGCCTGCCAACGGCGATAGATCGGATATCTCATTGCGACGGAATTCTATCCGTTCGAGATTTATCGCATACTCTAGTCCCGTCAGATCGCGGATGTCTCTTTCATCAGCCTCAAGCCCCGTCAATCTCGCCATATCCTCTGTGGTGATTGAAGCACCGGGGGCTTTCCCAAGTGCCTCTTCAATCGCTGTACGGAGATTCGCATCCGGGATGTAAACAGCACCCGTTGGAGTCGGTTGGGTGCGGTCTACAACTATTGGGGTGATGCTGCTGGACTCTTCCGGGGAATTCAGCGCAGCGATTACTTCATCAAACCGATCTGTCCATGTGTCACGCTGCACGTTCCCGCCATCAATAAGTCCTGTCAAGCCCAAGTTTTGTAAACTCGACTTCTCTCGAATCTCTTGAAGAAAAGCATCAGTTTCTAACCCGACAGCAGCCGCAGCGTATGATGCTTCAAGAGGATCATGAAATACTTCATGAAACCGATGTACAGGTTCTATGCCACCGGGGATGCCCCCTGTCTCCTTAAGTGCCATCTCATAACGCGTTTTATCTTCGTCTAAGCGGGCATCCATCACTGCTTTTTCTACATACAATCGCAACGCCTGCTCTTTATCAAATGTCGGATTTCCCGTCCGCTGAACCGCTGCACGCACCGTATCCTCAAACGTCTTCATCCCTTCTGTGTGGCAACCGATACACGAAAGCCCATTCCGCACGGCAGGATCGTCCGCAGCAGGATTAGAAACGATAGTGGTGGGTGCTACATTTATGCGACTACCAGATGCATCCGAGATGTAGTATGCCTGTAAACCGTTGGGAAGATTGAAGATGATCTCACCACCGTCAGGTGTAAAAGAGAGGGGATGTGTGAAGATATTTTGCGCACCAACGCTTCCAGCAAAGTCGTAACTTTTCCAATACGCACCATATCGAGAAGTATGACGTTCCACGACGCGATTGTTATTTGAGACACCTGAGTCGTTGAAACCTGCGCGCCAGACGCGGACCCCCGGCGCACTCTGGATATTCCTCGCGACATTCACATCAAGGTCTCTCTCTAACTCGCGATCTGTTTCTGGAAGATCCAGAATATCGTGATAGAGCGGCGGCAGTGATGCCGTTGCGAGAAACCAGTCGACATGAACAAACGGCACTTCACACCTCATCTCTTCACGCAGATTTGTCAATTTTTCGTTCAGATTTGCTTGGGTTTCAGAATCGAATTCAACCTTATAGGGGTATTCCCTTTCAATCTGTGTCCATGCTTCATTTCTGATATCCCACTCGTAGTGCCGTAAGTCGATGTGAAAGATTGTCTCTCTCGGATCAATGGGTGTCGGTTTTTTAACTTCAAAACCCCAAGATAGACTATTTACTAATTTCGAGAGAGCGACGCTATAGGCACGTAGTGCCTCAGTCGTTTCGCCAGCGTTATAGAGGTGTGTAAGTGTAAAATAACGCGCGAAGGCGCGGTCAAATGGTGCGAGAGATTCGACGTGACCTTCAATCGTTTCAAGCACTTGGTCTGGCGTGATGAAATTGATGTCCGGACGTGTAAAGGTAGTCCAGTCCGGAGCACCTGTTTGAATCCATTGGTGAATTGTATTGAGTGCTTCTTGGGAGATCGGAGGAGCGTTAAGCGGCATCCGTCTTGCCAGATCGGTCTCGATTAACCGCTGGTAGAACTTTGAACCGTTAGGATTTCCGGGGATAATTGCTCCCGAATCAATAAGTTCTCGGCTACTTCGGATGATGAGCTGCTCTGTGAAGGTGCCGTGTTCTCCGTGGCAGCTTGAGCAGTTATGGTCGAGAATCTCATACGCCTGTTGTGCAAGATCCAGTTGCGCCTCAACAGTTTGATACCCCAAGATAAGTATTAGTAGAAAGCTGATTTTGATGAGATTCTTCATGTATTTTCCCTCTACTTGTGGAAGCGAACTGTGCTCGCGAATCCTTTTGGTTACACATTCATTTCGTTATCAACATTTTGCGCGTTTCTGTCAAATCGCCTGCGGTTAGGGTATAAAAATAGACACCGCTTGCGACGGATTCACCGACCTCATTTTTACCATCCCAATACGCTGCGCGACTCTGTTGGTGATAGATACCTGCAGACTGGTGCCCCATACCCAGCGTCCGAATCAACACACCACTCATGCCATAGATGCGTAAGGAGACATCGGCAGATTCAGCGAGCTGATACGGTATCCAAGTTTCTGGATTGAACGGGTTCGGATAGTTTGCCAACAATGCCGTCCTTTCTGGAATGAACGACATTAAAAGACGTTGGAGATTCGCGATTCCCCGTTGGAAGGCGATCGAGCCATCATTTTCAAGGGATGCCTGTGCTATCCAGCCGCGTACCACTGCTGAATCTAATTTCATGCTGTCTACCGCAAGCGCGGTAGGTGCAGCAGAAATTCCGCTGAGTTCACCGAGGTGTTGTGCCACGAGGATAAGGTCTGAGATATTACGCTTTCCATCCTTGTTTACATCGGTTCGAGCGTTCGTCGGTCTGTTCCTTCCCATATCCTGACCTACCAGAATCAGATCCAAAATGTTCGTTAGTCCGTCTCTGTTCACGTCCCATGCGGGTGTTTTTATGAAAAATTTTCTCTCGGGTGGGTTTACTGTATATTCCGCATCCTGTGCGAAACCGAAAAAACCGCTAAAGGCTCCGTGTCCGCGATTGTCAACAGCAACTAATAAGACGTTTACGCCTTGCTTCAGTGTAACAGGAAACGCATCTTGGAAATCGCCAGCACCCCGAAGCACAGGGTTATAGTGAACCAATTCACCGTTGAGCCAAACTTTTACTTCATCATCACTCCCGACAAGCATCGTTGTGTCCTGTTTACGCGGGGAATTCAACGTGACGGAACCGTAAACGACATGGTCATATATTTCCGAACCTGACCCCCAACCGAGCGCATCTGTCATTTCATTGAGGTTATTCCCACCCGTCGGGGAGAGTTTGTGTGCTCTCCATTTGC
Above is a genomic segment from Candidatus Poribacteria bacterium containing:
- a CDS encoding leucine-rich repeat domain-containing protein; this encodes MKNLIKISFLLILILGYQTVEAQLDLAQQAYEILDHNCSSCHGEHGTFTEQLIIRSSRELIDSGAIIPGNPNGSKFYQRLIETDLARRMPLNAPPISQEALNTIHQWIQTGAPDWTTFTRPDINFITPDQVLETIEGHVESLAPFDRAFARYFTLTHLYNAGETTEALRAYSVALSKLVNSLSWGFEVKKPTPIDPRETIFHIDLRHYEWDIRNEAWTQIEREYPYKVEFDSETQANLNEKLTNLREEMRCEVPFVHVDWFLATASLPPLYHDILDLPETDRELERDLDVNVARNIQSAPGVRVWRAGFNDSGVSNNNRVVERHTSRYGAYWKSYDFAGSVGAQNIFTHPLSFTPDGGEIIFNLPNGLQAYYISDASGSRINVAPTTIVSNPAADDPAVRNGLSCIGCHTEGMKTFEDTVRAAVQRTGNPTFDKEQALRLYVEKAVMDARLDEDKTRYEMALKETGGIPGGIEPVHRFHEVFHDPLEASYAAAAVGLETDAFLQEIREKSSLQNLGLTGLIDGGNVQRDTWTDRFDEVIAALNSPEESSSITPIVVDRTQPTPTGAVYIPDANLRTAIEEALGKAPGASITTEDMARLTGLEADERDIRDLTGLEYAINLERIEFRRNEISDLSPLAGLIRLDNIKLRGNRITDVSPLADLTNVDWLGLEENAITDLSPLKGLIKLNGIGISGNPIADVSPLTSLISLEGIAARNTPLSDFSPLAKLPRLQWIEFGGDRSVSTIPSVNGLKSLRHLAIRDCGISDISGLSELTQLTSLDLRDNYISDLSPLDGLTSLTYLDLAYNLISDVSPLSGLTRLKELHLYKNVISDVSPLAGLINLERLDLWSNAISDFSPLSGLSEKTDIGTADNPGVFLKGAPKITGPWLWMLLPGERLDSKTDLLAKASKGSVTELEIATSGATEGESIGDNEWTSRKIPSTGRNNIDAMLPRPVPDGVVYGSITLDSPSEQETTMYVGSDAELKVWLNGVLIHEDLVWQAGEDYQDFFPVTLKAGRNVLLVTVRTHSNGFFGFAPDTEYTVLPPGTRFSLFTDTTQVKAGATFTVYVKTKGVDDLAGWQSDIIFDPAVLKANSVKDGNFLRQDGGRTHFLEGAIDNTDGRITGVGSARISEGGASGEGTLLSVTFTAKAAGETRVALREFQSGSSAGKAMPPASPDITITVGDPSTLDVSDTAFSLSTDTTSVYLDDTFTLRLRAKDITDLAGWQSDIAFDPAVLEVVEVSEGDFLRAEGVSTFFGPGTIDNTTGKITNLSTARFKGGVSGTGTLLSVIFTAKAVGETRVTFSNFYAGSSSTEVIPSGSPEIAITVEDSAFLTSDVNRDDQVNVLDLILVAQLLGSTTPGDSRADVNGDGTINVLDLIVVAQHLGESTEGAAPSNVAAVDSLELNPAMIQAWIARARVEDDGSLAFQQGIAKLEQLLTLFIPEETALLHNYPNPFNPETWIPYQLAEPAEVTVHIYATNGVLVRTLALGYQPAGIYQYRSRAAYWDGKNEVGESVASGVYFYTFTAGDFIATRKMLIMK